DNA from Sulfurimonas gotlandica GD1:
ATATTATCACTGGTAAGAAAACAGTACTTGATTATATTTTAAAACCGATACTACGTGCAAGAGAAAATGTACTAAGCGAGAGATAAGATGAAGAAAATTATTTTATTCACTAACATGACCTCTATAAAAAAACATTGGCAGAATGCTCTATTTGGCAAGTATTTAACTGTCTCTATAGATAGTTTTGATGCACTTACCGACTATTTAAAAACTATAGATGAAAATATAATCATAATGATTGATGAGTTAAGTGTCGCAGATATTGATGATGTACTCATAAAATTAGAACCTTTCCATAATGCCACTATTTTAATATTTCATTCTCTACCAGAAGTTCACCATGCTGCTCAACTTTTAAAACAAGGCATAAAAGGTTATGAGAACTCTTATATAGCAAAAGAAAATCTGCTCACTATGCTAAAAGGTATAGAAAGTGGTTATCGTTGGCTATTTACCGATTTAACTAACTTTGTAATCAACAAATATATTCAAACCATTGACAAGAGTGAACCAGAGTTTTTACATCTACTAACTCAAAAAGAAAAAGACATAGCTCTTATGATCGCAGATGGTTACAGCAATAAAGAGATATCCCAACAGCAAAGAATCGCTCTATCAACTGTTAAAGGTCATATACGCCATATATTTGAAAAGGCAGGAGTGTCAGACAGAATCTCTTTGGCTTTACAGTTTAGGTAACTATGTCATCTATTATCTGTGGAATATCAATTAATAAACCTTCATCACAACTATAATAAGTAAGATCATTGCTTACAACACTGCCAACTACTGTTTGTGTATAAGCATACGGTATTTCTATATCTTCTATCGTTGTTATTACATCAGATATTGTAATGCCATCCAATATTGTTGATTCTGAACCTAACTCAATGGCTTCATTTATACTCAAATAATCTAAATTTGATAGATCTAGACTATTATTAAAGTCAATATCATTTTTAAATATATTATCATTTCCATCTAAAGAAGAGACAACCGAATCATCAGCTAGAATTCTAAAGGCACCAGAGTACGTAGAAATCTCTTCAAGCCCTAAATAATTCACTTGAAAGAGTGCATCTGCATCATTACTATAGATTTGTTCACCATCGTAGAGTATGTCTTGGCTACTGACATTACGAAGATTACCTTCCACGTCAACTATCCTAACATCACCCACAGAAATATGAACTTTACCTATAATATTTTCATTGACCATAAAATGTCCTCAGATTTTTCCATATCCTAACATAAAGATTTTTTTTTGTATATAGTACTTTTGTATTGTAAGTAATACTTCACCCGTTCCACTACCATCTGATTAGGTATTTACTCAACCTTATTATCTTATCTTATTGTGAAATTTTGATATTTTTGTATATTGAAGATATTTTATGAAAGTAAAGTAATGTAAGAAGAAACAAATAAGAGATAAATTCCCACGCAAATTAAGCGTGGGAATAAAGTGATATGACTAGATATCAGTTGTGATTGTATCTTCAATCTCAATTAATAACGTAGCACCTTCACCTGTGTATTGTGCATATAGAGTTCCATCTGCACCTATATAATTATCTACCTGAGTTAATGAGCTATCTACATTAACTTGATCAGAAGCGTCACCGTCTAATGAGTTGATTACCAACATACCATCATCAGATGCGTCTAATACATCTGCAGCTGTAATATTGATAGAATCTTCACCTACAACATTTGAATCTTCGCCTAATTGAATAACACTGATATTTGAAACATTAGATAAATCTAAAGTATCATAATTATCAACAATTAGAGCATTGTCAACATTTTCATATGCAACACCTTCTGCTAAAGTACCTATTCTTACATTTACTGTTGCTGTTGCTGTTGCAGTTCCACCGTTACCATCATCAACAGTGTAATCAAATGTGGCAAACTCATTTACAGAATCACCAAACTCTGCTCCTGGATTTGGATTAACATGTACATCTCCGTTTCCATCAATTGTTACGCTACCAACAATACTTCCATTGTCTGCAGAATATAAGTTACCATCTACAAGACCAAGTTCTAAAGTATCACCTTCAACATCTGTGTCATTTGCTAATAGTGTCTCTTCTTCTATAACAAATGGTGTAACAGTTTCATATCCATAATATCCAACTACGTTAGATACTTGGAAATCTGTCCAATGGAAAGCGTTGTTTCCATCTGCCTGTTCTGCATATATAAATATTGCATCAAACACGATTCCATGATTTATTAATATAGTACCATTAGGTTGATTATAGATTTTACCACTAACCGGTTGTCCATCTAAGTATAGTCTATATGATGCATTATCATCTGAATCAAAGTTAGTATATGAGATTCTAGCAGAAGTAACATCATGAGCAAAAGTAAAGATTATTTGTTCATTTTGACCTAAGCTATCAATTTCATAACTGCTATCTGATCCCCATCCAGTTTGATTAATACCATAATCTCCATTAGAATCTTGCACAACATGATAATTAGGACCCATACCGTCATAAACACCATTAGGAGCAATAGCTGCACTATAAGAGTCTGAAAGAACTGTAATAGTCTCACCAATTGCTACAGGAGCATCATTATTACCATAAATATTGATAGTAATAAGTTGAGATGCACTTCCATCTACTGAAGAAACAGTAAATGTTTCAACCGCCCCTCCTGCTCCAACTGCTTGAGATGCAACTGGGTCTAGAAC
Protein-coding regions in this window:
- a CDS encoding helix-turn-helix transcriptional regulator, whose protein sequence is MKKIILFTNMTSIKKHWQNALFGKYLTVSIDSFDALTDYLKTIDENIIIMIDELSVADIDDVLIKLEPFHNATILIFHSLPEVHHAAQLLKQGIKGYENSYIAKENLLTMLKGIESGYRWLFTDLTNFVINKYIQTIDKSEPEFLHLLTQKEKDIALMIADGYSNKEISQQQRIALSTVKGHIRHIFEKAGVSDRISLALQFR